A section of the Ochotona princeps isolate mOchPri1 chromosome 19, mOchPri1.hap1, whole genome shotgun sequence genome encodes:
- the LOC131482647 gene encoding ly6/PLAUR domain-containing protein 8-like yields MRSILVLGLLAALTVVAVESLECAQCYSFSPDCNADPSPCPEDASGSCCTSSASWPVDGELKSYHEKFCSGLPAGTSLGFAIRVTGQKPAWFTTHCSQETCSAMSLAEDFPESGSGNTQCPACLGSNVTSCVGTPQTCNAGEQCIDLYAEVVVGGAVQYRLALKGCSSIKEAACNYLSAGNIAVGNVVFRHLQCSPALPSSATCSSGLGPATLHS; encoded by the exons ATGAGGAGCATCCTGGTCCTCGGCCTCCTGGCCGCGCTCACCGTGGTGGCTGTAG AGTCCCTGGAGTGTGCCCAATGTTACTCATTTTCACCCGACTGTAACGCTGACCCCAGCCCATGCCCTGAAGATGCCAGCgggagctgctgcacttcctcgGCCAGCTGGCCTGTAG ATGGAGAGCTCAAAAGTTACCATGAGAAGTTCTGCTCAGGACTTCCGGCTGGCACGTCTTTGGGTTTTGCTATCCGGGTGACTGGGCAGAAACCTGCCTGGTTTACAACCCACTGCTCCCAGGAGACTTGCAGTGCCATGTCACTTGCTGAAG ACTTCCCAGAGAGTGGGAGCGGCAACACCCAGTGTCCTGCCTGCCTAGGATCTAACGTCACCTCCTGTGTTGGGACACCCCAGACGTGCAACGCAGGAGAGCAGTGCATCGACCTCTATGCAGAAGTTGTCGTTGGCG GCGCCGTGCAGTACCGGCTGGCGCTCAAAGGCTGCTCCAGCATCAAGGAGGCCGCCTGCAACTACCTGTCTGCGGGGAACATCGCCGTGGGGAACGTGGTCTTCAGGCACCTGCAGtgcagcccagccctccccagcAGCGCCACCTGCAGCTCGGGCCTGGGCCCGGCCACCCTGCACTCCTGA